attCACGTTGGCACTTCGCTCGAGCAAGCATGGACATTTTAACCACTTTCTTTCAACGATcgcttttttttccaaatggtGAGTTTTAAAGAGGCTCTCATGTGCaggtctctctcacacacaaaaaaattttttttaattcactttgACTTTCATGGTTCACGGGTCAGAGCGTCCGTCCAAACAAAACCAGCGTAAGGATTCAGCAAAAAAAGGTACAGTGATGGTCAGACTCGAGTTACATTTTGTAGTAGAAGATTAAAGCAGCACGACGTCCTTCTTTCTTCTTGACTATCATTTctgtgagataaaaaaaaaaaaaaaaaaaaaagacagactagGCGGagaaatccctttttttttttcttcccataaAATAAAAGCTTCCTGTGTTCTCTTCGCCATTCAGTCCTGTCTGGCTTTAATTAATCTGCCTGATTTACGATGACCTGGACAACAAAGTCTTTCTGGATCTTTGTGTCCTGGAGGCGTGTCTTGTCCGTGAGAAGTTTCCCAGAGAAGAACCAGCGCTGACGCGCCACCTCGATGCCCTCCTGGGCCTGCAGCTGCTTCTTCAGCAGGCCCACGGGATCAGACATGCTGGCACTCAGGCGGACGTCCTTGCCCGTCGAGAGGCGCACCTTGAGCTGGAACTCCTTCTTCGGGGCCGTCTGGGCGTCAGCGTTTTCCGGCACGGATTCCTCTTCGCTCCTCTCGGTGATCAGATTGACAGGCGGGGCCAAGCAGTAAACGGGTAGCTGGTAGCGATTGCCAAGCTCGTCGTAGCACTCGGTCAGGGATCCTGCAGAAGAAAGACGCAAGCTGAAATCTTAACTGTATATGTCTCAGAAAACATGCTGACATTTTTTCAGATGTTTTTGGATTCTCTCACCGTGTGGTAGTGTGACGCTGGCTCCGTCCAGGATGGCCTGAGCTAACTCGTGGTCGTTGCATTCCAGGGCCACTGCGGCTGCTTTTAACGCGTCCCAGATTTCCTTGCGGCCCTCGAAAGCCGGCGCGGTGTCCCAGAACTCGTCCCTCTTACTGCGCAGCTGGCCTTCTGTCATGGGATAGTCGCTCTTCCACCTGGGCTTGTCCTTCTTCAGAGGTTCATTACGGGCTGTGGTGGAACAACAACAGACGTAGAACTGTTAGCACGTTTTAAtagatgacatcatcacaacatGGAAGCACGTTATATCACAATGCAAATCCCATAATAGACGCATCGAATACAAATTCCACAGTTTACACATTTATTcatcagccatagcattaaaaccagttcaggtagtccccgacttacgagtGGGCTCCGTTTCAGGTGCCCGTTCCTAAGTCGAATTTGTTCTTAAGtgcgacaaagtgagtcttatacgccgTTGACACGGCATACCAATCCACGTAACTAAACCtgtgtcccctttccccacaaaAATGTAATGGCACCTAAGGAAATAAAAACTCTGttcacaaatgtgcttctgaaagaatggtcaaaaatccccataaacacactcctaaacctagtggaaagccttcccttAAGAGTTGAAGCTCTTATAGCTATAAAAGGTGGacaaacatcatattaaaccctatggattaagacttggatgttactcaagttcatatgcatgtgaagtctggcgagcgaatactttcagcaacataatgtacatttttacacGTGATGTACATTTTGAGAACCATATATGGACTGGGTCAACCTTAATAGTGGCGAGTCATGTTGCCAGATTGGGATTTTTTCGCCTCAAACGAGAGGATCATCATCTTCGACTAATAAAGAAGACTGTGCTATATATATTTCGCAGTGGTTTTTAACAGATTGTGAGTAAAAGACATAACTCGCAAGTTTTATGGGCAGATTAGTGACACTATATTGCGTTTtttttgggtgtgtgtgcgtcaaAACTCTGAATTTGATGTGAATACAAACAAATGATTATATTATTTCATATGCATTACAGTTTAAGGCACTAGATGCACCGCATGTaccattttctctctccatcATGACCGTGGTATGTCTGGTTGAATTAGAATGAAGATAAAAGTGCTCTCTGTGACTTTGATCATTGTGTGGATAGCGGTATCGGACAGGATGGTGTGAATATTTCTGGAGCTGGTGACTAACCTGGGACTTTCCATGCACAAAAATCCAGCCCTAGCTCTTTCTCCCATAatattccttctttcttttttttttttttttttttttaaacgcatgCCAGCTTCTATGGCTATATTCATAACGAgaagcatttttgttatttaatattaaaacttatgatgtttaaaataattttttttctaagaacttTTAAACTACATTGGGAtttacttgttgaaaaactttgtgtcaacagaataaaacaagttCCATAAAGGAGTAAAAGAATTAGTCAAATAAAACATATGTTTGATGGACAGAAGGGTTCTGCATGATAAACATTGTGGTGGGTTTTCTCTTGACAAAAAAAGTGTTGCTTTTGAGTGTCCTATTCTGCATCTTGTATAAGTCACTTGATCCCAGcgatttttaaaaggaaatgcaTGTCTTGATCCAACATCTGGATTTATTTCATGTAGTGTATTATTTGAGCTCTGGTCCCATTGTGGTtgccatttatttttgatttattcatttaaaattggtGTGAAATCTGTGAAGGGTATAAagcatttgattgttttttttagattttgcatcTTTGGCAGTTTTGTCTGCTTTCCAGGAATTACCAGGGATTCCTGAATGCCCAGGTATCCAGCAGAAAATTATGTTAAAAGTATTGGCTTTTAAGAATGATAACTGTTATGATTTCCACGATTGTTGGATgatctgtttttaaattttctaatgCTTGGAGACAATTTTGAGTCCATTGTTATTAGGTAATCCTTTCGTAATCTGGATTTAATGAATTTCAAAGCCATAAGCAGAGCATTTGCTTCTGCAGTAAAAATTTAACTTTGGTCTGAGACGTGTAAACCCTGCTGTACAAGATTTGTTGCAAAGGCTGCTGCCACTTTATGCCCTGATTTTGATTCATCTGTATTGGGGTATGCTGTGGtaattttcctcttatttcCAGAAATTGCTGGTGATATTTGTTTGGATTTGTTCAGGTTctctaaatgtgttttaatacgTAAACTAAGTGGGCGGATAGAGTTTGGTTTCTATTGATAGACTGTTAAATATTGTTTCGTGAAGACTGCTGGATATGCTGGATTTTGCCTATTTGTTCTAAGTTTGATTGTATATTCAGGAGTGTACATTAGCTTTGACATATAGACTTTGGATTGGTGATGTACAGTGTCCAGAAggcatatacactcacctaaaggattatttgGAACACCtattcaatttctcattaatgcaattatctaatcaacccatcacatggcagttgctttaatgcatttaggggtgtggtcctggtcaagacaatctcctgaaattcaaactgaatgtcagaatgggaaagaaaggtgatttaagcaattttgagcgtggcatggttgttggtgtcagacgggccggtctgagtatttcacaatctgctcagttactgggattttcacgcacaaccatttctagggtttacaaagaatggtttgaaaaggaaaaaaaaacatccagtatgcggcagtcctgtgggcgaaaatgccttgttgatgctagaggtcagaggagaatgggccgactgattcaagctgataaaaaagcaactttgactgaaataaccactcgttacaaccgaggtatgcagcaaagcatttgagaagccacaacatgcacaaccttgaggcaggTGGGCTATAACAGCAGAAGACTccaccaggtaccactcatctccactacaaataggaaaaagaggctacaatttgcacgagctcaccaaaattggacagttgaagactggaaaaatgttgcctggtctgatgagtctcgacaTTTCTGTTctgacattcaaatggtagagtcagaatttggcataaacagaatgagaacatggatccatcatgccttgttaccactgtgcaggctggtggtggtggtgtaatggtgtgggggatgttttcttggcacactttaggtcCCTTAGTGCCAACTGGCAGTAAGCCTTCAAGACACGCCAGGTGGTCTGCAGGgtctcccctgctcgctcaacatgttctcTGTGCAAGCGTGACTTCTCGATTCTGTAAGCGCTCGACATTGCCTGCACACacgtgcaacatttattttctgtgcgcactcgactctgcctgtacaCTCGCTcaactttacaaaatcaaaagaaaataattataaaaaggaaacattgtaaataaagttgtatatatttataaatattataaccaaatattcatttttttattcaatgaaGTATTAGTATATACTTATTAATACAAGTATTAGTATAGTATACGTTtgtccattgtgtgtttttatttacttatctaatTATCCATATAGCTTATTGTTAGACTACATCGACTAAAAGTCAAATCGGGCAACTCAGTCACTTTActtataaatctttatttacaaCGCTTCCGTTATGCGGTCGATATTGCCAGctgatagagaaggaacagccaatcagaacagaatcagaagtagtgtgtgaaagtctgtgattggcacagaaaataaatgttgcccggagaacatgttgagcgagcaggggagatactgcgcgctcagaattgtggcaggaatataacgccataagcagacagcacgagaccGAACAAAGTTAGAAGACACTTacagacaacacaccccagtcacgttaataagccactcgacttctttgaaagaaagctctagataagtgacaaagtaagcctgttataacaattgcacgtgtattttatctgctTTGAACTtcgtgttatttgatcttattggtttaggaattgatattacaataaatagtaaacttggccgatttcgttatcattttgttgacaagtggggcttgaaaattcccTTACCCTCTTAAGTGGGAAATAACAGAAAatctttgagaaccactgctttaGGGGTAGGGCTTCTGCTAGAATGTTCACAGTCTTTCATTTCTGCAtctgtaatttgttttgtttttgaagtaTTACCCTTTGATTGAGTAATATTTGAGGAGTCAGTTCTGGACTCCTGTATTCTTTGATTTTGGGAAGGAATTATTATGTTAATAGTTTGGTGTTTATCTTTATGCATCCAAGTGATATCTGTCTGGCCATCAATTGTCTTGAAAGTTTTTTTGACCACACAAGCAAAAGTTTTGTTTAAAGCAAAAACTAGAGCAGCAGCCACCATTTTTCTTGCTTTATGATAacttttgtctttcggctgtttcctttcaggggtcgccacagcgaatcatatGCCCccacctaaccctatcctctgcttcctctccTCTCACCCCAACAACTTCATGTCCtccctcactgcatccataaatctcctctttggtcttccattagacctcctgcctggcagtttcaacctcagcatccttctaccaatatgctcacaatctttcctctgaacatgtccaaaccaccttaatctggcctctctgactttatctccaaaacatctaacatgggttgtccccctaatgaactcattcttgattctatctattcttgtcactcccaaagagaacctcaacatcttcatctctgctacctccaactctgcctcctgtctttaagttgtagagcatcgctggtctcgccactgtcttgaacacctttcctttcattctcgctgatgcTCTTtttcacataacacacctgacacttttcttcacccattccaaccAGCTTGTATCCACCTCTTTACCCAATTCCACACTCACCATtcctctggaccgttgacccaaagaacttaaagtcctgcaccctctTTACCCCTGCTctctgtagcctcaccgttccacttggattcctctcattcacacgcgtattctgtcttgctacggctaaccttcattcctctgccctccagagcgtacctccacctctctaaattttcctccacctgttccctgctctccctacaaagcacaatgtcatctgcaaacatcattgtccatggagactcctgtctaacctcatctgtcattctgtccaccaccagagcaaacaagaaggggctcagagccgatccttgatgcagacccacctccaccttaaactcttctgtcaaatatacagcacatcttaccactgtcttacagccctcatacatgtcctgcaccactctaacatacttatctgccactccagacttccttatacaataccacagctcctctctcggcaccctgtcatacgcgttctctaaatctacaaagacacaatgcaactccctgttaccttctctgtacttctcaaTCAGCattctcaaagcaaatactgcatccgtTGTACTCTTtttaggcatgaaaccatattgctgcttacaaatgctcacctcagcccttaacctagcttccactactctttcccaaagcttcattgtatggcttatcaactttattcctctgtagttgccacagcCCTGCACATCCCCCTTGTCGCCTCGGAACTCCAGCAGATTATGCATCAAGGATACAGTGATGATATACTCAAGCAAAATAAGCAACAGGTTGCTCAAAATCACTTGATGACCCTTAGCTAAAGTCTCCAATGAGTCTGAAAGTTATTCAGGTTCATTTATCTCAGAATATCCCAGGAGTACGCTTTGACCAGCCGATTGATTGGATCAAGCC
The DNA window shown above is from Clarias gariepinus isolate MV-2021 ecotype Netherlands chromosome 14, CGAR_prim_01v2, whole genome shotgun sequence and carries:
- the ubtd1b gene encoding ubiquitin domain-containing protein 1, translating into MGGCVGRERESRGSSGRGRGQRKRGARNEPLKKDKPRWKSDYPMTEGQLRSKRDEFWDTAPAFEGRKEIWDALKAAAVALECNDHELAQAILDGASVTLPHGSLTECYDELGNRYQLPVYCLAPPVNLITERSEEESVPENADAQTAPKKEFQLKVRLSTGKDVRLSASMSDPVGLLKKQLQAQEGIEVARQRWFFSGKLLTDKTRLQDTKIQKDFVVQVIVNQAD